A genomic window from Prunus persica cultivar Lovell chromosome G2, Prunus_persica_NCBIv2, whole genome shotgun sequence includes:
- the LOC18779144 gene encoding receptor-like protein 2 produces the protein MARGFLLFILFSYIISINIHACNQIERCSLLSFASTLSSPPLNWTSLDCCHWKGITCDQDGWVTHLLLPSKRLKGGISHSSLRNLTHLTHLNLSHNSLYGSLETQFLLSLNRLEILDLSYNHLYGVLPLSLPSSKIRIVDLSSNHFFGAIPFSFFQQASNLTSFNVSNNTFTGYVPSSICLHYSPFVRLLDFSSNQFGGNLALGLGECSRLQVFRAGRNNLSGLLPEDIYNATKLEEIALPINSLRGAISDKIVNLTNLKILDLYLNQLSGELPLNLGKLSKLKFVTVDFNNLEGTIPTSLMNCTNLVELCLGFNNFEGDISMLNFSRFSQLTKLDLRFNNFTGMFPVSLYSCRYLKAIALTGNHLEGQIQIEILSLKSLSFLTLGYNLFTNLTGTMKILMSCKSLHALSLVGSFVGEGMPFDDGMVDFDGFQNLRLLNMAGSNITGEIPVWLSKLNNLEILILAFNQITGPIPSWLGNLPRLFFINLSYNRISGEFSKQLCRLPRFVYEPTASQVEQYEFELPVYSSVTANQSFLPFKLSLFPATIDLSNNNIVGDIPTEIGQLHLLSQLALHSNNISGVIPDQISTLKNLEVLDLSMNHLSGRIPLSLASLNFLKKFNVSYNNLGGPIPTSTQIQTFNTSAFEGNLKLCGAPLPNKCGPNKGIDEDDTNNKDLDKEPHQLPWFYIFTVLGFIVGFWGVCGSLVVNKTWRYVYFRFINNVQERLYVMVIMSINKMKRRLRG, from the coding sequence ATGGCTCGtggcttccttctcttcatcttatTCTCTTACATTATATCTATAAATATTCATGCCTGCAACCAAATTGAAAGATGTTCCCTTCTGTCCTTTGCCTccactctctcttctcctcctttAAATTGGACATCCCTTGATTGTTGTCACTGGAAGGGCATTACTTGTGATCAAGATGGTTGGGTCACCCATTTGCTCTTACCTTCCAAAAGGCTCAAAGGAGGTATCTCTCATTCTTCACTTAGAAATCTCACACATCTCACCCACTTGAACCTTTCCCACAACTCACTATATGGTTCACTTGAGACTCAATTCTTGTTGTCTTTGAATCGTCTTGAGATCCTTGATTTGAGCTATAACCATCTTTATGGGGTGCTACCACTTTCTCTACCATCCAGCAAAATTCGGATAGTTGATTTGTCGAGCAATCACTTCTTTGGTGCAATTCCATTTTCATTCTTCCAACAAGCAAGCAACTTGACTAGTTTCAATGTCAGCAACAATACCTTCACAGGGTATGTCCCATCCTCTATTTGTCTCCATTATTCTCCCTTTGTTAGGCTATTGGACTTTTCTTCCAATCAATTCGGTGGCAACCTTGCTCTTGGGCTAGGGGAGTGTTCTAGACTGCAGGTTTTTCGTGCTGGTCGCAATAACCTTTCAGGGTTACTTCCAGAAGATATCTATAATGCTACcaaacttgaagaaattgcGTTACCTATCAATTCACTACGTGGAGCCATTAGTGATAAAATTGTCAACCTCACCAACCTTAAAATCCTTGACCTCTACCTTAATCAGCTGAGCGGCGAGCTTCCTCTAAATTTGGGGAAGCTCTCCAAGTTGAAGTTTGTGACCGTTGATTTCAACAATTTAGAAGGTACTATTCCCACATCTTTGATGAATTGCACAAACCTTGTAGAACTATGTTTGGGATTCAACAACTTTGAAGGAGATATCTCCATGCTTAATTTCTCCAGATTTAGTCAACTTACAAAACTTGACCTAAGGTTCAATAACTTTACTGGTATGTTTCCAGTAAGCCTTTACTCATGTAGGTACCTAAAAGCCATTGCATTGACTGGAAATCATCTAGAGGGACAAATTCAAATTGAGATTCTTTCATTGAAATCCTTGTCCTTCCTTACCCTAGGTTACAACCTATTCACCAACCTCACAGGCACAATGAAGATATTGATGAGTTGCAAAAGTCTTCACGCACTCTCGCTTGTTGGTTCCTTTGTAGGTGAGGGAATGCCATTTGATGATGGCATGGTTGATTTTGACGGATTCCAAAATCTTCGGCTATTGAATATGGCTGGTTCTAACATCACTGGTGAAATACCTGTGTGGTTATCAAAGCTCAATAATCTAGAGATCTTGATTCTGGCTTTTAATCAAATCACCGGGCCAATTCCAAGTTGGTTGGGGAATCTTCCTAGACTGTTTTTTATCAATTTGTCATATAACCGAATTTCAGGTGAATTTTCAAAGCAACTTTGTAGACTACCGAGGTTTGTTTATGAACCTACTGCATCTCAAGTAGAGcaatatgaatttgaattgccAGTCTACAGTAGCGTAACTGCAAATCAATCTTTTCTACCTTTTAAATTGTCTCTTTTTCCGGCAACGATAGACTTATCTAACAATAACATTGTTGGTGATATACCTACTGAGATCGGACAATTGCACCTTCTTAGCCAGTTGGCTCTTCACTCCAACAACATCTCCGGCGTCATTCCAGACCAAATATCTactctaaaaaatttagaggTTTTGGATCTCTCCATGAATCATTTGTCTGGAAGAATTCCATTGTCATTGGCGAGCCttaatttcttgaaaaaattTAATGTCTCGTACAATAATCTTGGAGGACCAATACCAACAAGCACTCAGATCCAAACTTTCAACACTTCTGCCTTTGAGGGAAATCTAAAACTTTGTGGTGCCCCACTTCCTAATAAGTGCGGACCAAATAAGGGCATTGATGAAGATGACACAAACAACAAAGACTTGGACAAAGAGCCTCATCAACTTCCatggttttatattttcacTGTGTTGGGGTTCATAGTGGGATTTTGGGGAGTATGTGGTTCTTTAGTTGTTAACAAGACATGGAGATATGTATATTTTCGATTCATCAACAATGTACAAGAGAGGTTGTATGTGATGGTAATAATGAGCatcaacaagatgaaaagaagGCTTAGAGGCTAG